From Topomyia yanbarensis strain Yona2022 chromosome 1, ASM3024719v1, whole genome shotgun sequence, one genomic window encodes:
- the LOC131677526 gene encoding isochorismatase domain-containing protein 1 — protein MARQLTRLGYLDTKKTLFMLCDLQDKFRPGMKMFDPVIKNTSKLLQAGKMLDVPLIVTEHYPEKLGRIVKDLDIAHAKGVFPKTLFSMMIPEVQAKIADLFGKDLETVVLFGLESHICLEQTAMDLLNNGYTVHVAADCSLSRQQEDRKLALERLKQLGCFVTTSENVIFKLMKDKQHPAFDKVKNLVREPSVDTELSKL, from the exons ATGGCCAGGCAGCTTACTAGACTCGGATATTTGGACACTAAGAAGACCCTCTTCATGCTGTGCGATTTGCAGGATAAGTTCAGACCCGGCATGAAAATGTTTGATCCGGTTATCAAAAATACGAGCAAATTG CTCCAGGCAGGCAAAATGCTGGACGTTCCGTTAATCGTTACCGAACACTACCCGGAGAAGCTCGGTCGCATCGTCAAAGACTTGGACATTGCACACGCAAAGGGCGTCTTTCCCAAAACCCTGTTCAGTATGATGATCCCGGAGGTGCAGGCAAAGATAGCCGATCTATTCGGAAAGGACCTGGAGACGGTGGTTCTTTTTGGACTCGAGTCCCACATCTGCTTGGAGCAAACGGCGATGGATCTGCTTAACAATGGTTACACCGTACACGTGGCTGCCGATTGTTCACTCTCCCGCCAACAGGAGGACCGGAAGTTAGCCTTGGAACGCCTGAAGCAGCTCGGTTGCTTTGTAACGACTAGCGAAAATGTTATCTTCAAGCTGATGAAAGATAAACAACATCCGGCTTTTGACAAAGTTAAAAATCTAGTTCGTGAGCCATCGGTCGATACTGAGCTGAGCAAACTTTGA